The following proteins come from a genomic window of Alosa alosa isolate M-15738 ecotype Scorff River chromosome 2, AALO_Geno_1.1, whole genome shotgun sequence:
- the tmed8 gene encoding protein TMED8 isoform X2, which translates to MPVVKPASTWTSGSLKELKTNLQQEKGAVVKVYRGNIMTVHVPTVAEYQRVCWEFATDNYDIGFGVYFDWSPITNYAITVHISESSDDEDEEEQEGRDPVFGKHWSTGWYSVATNRHIGFAPHVVLPEEL; encoded by the exons ATGCCTGTTGTGAAGCCTGCATCCACCTGGACTTCAGGGTCCCTTAAGGAGCTGAAAACAAATCTGCAACAAGAGAAGGGTGCTGTTGTGAAAGTTTACCGTGGCAACATCATGACAGTGCATGTCCCAACTGTAGCAGAATACCAGCGTGTATGTTGGGAGTTTGCCACTGACAACTATGACATTGGCTTTGGTGTATACTTTGATTGGTCACCAATCACCAACTATGCCATTACTGTTCATATTAGTGAGTCcagtgatgatgaagatgaagaggagcAAGAAG gtcgcgacccagtctttgggaagcACTGGTCTACAGGGTGGTATTCAGTtgccacaaacagacacattggATTTGCACCCCATGTTGTGCTTCCAGAAGAGTTATAA